The proteins below are encoded in one region of Halorhodospira halochloris:
- the nudE gene encoding ADP compounds hydrolase NudE produces MTERYPQTTYRNIVARSRLFRVEAVGLRFSNGVEVEYERLGGGANGAVLVVPVTDDRRVLLIREYAAGTERYELGLPKGRVEPGENPQQAADREMMEEVGYGAKRITHLRDLTLAPGYFGHRTQIMLAEELYEYRLPGDEPEVIEVVPWPLAELPALLAEEELTEARSIAALYLARDYLAAR; encoded by the coding sequence ATGACTGAGCGCTACCCGCAAACTACATACCGCAACATCGTCGCCCGTTCGCGCCTGTTCCGGGTCGAGGCGGTGGGATTGCGCTTTAGTAACGGCGTTGAAGTCGAATACGAGCGCCTCGGTGGCGGGGCGAACGGTGCCGTGCTCGTTGTGCCGGTGACAGACGATAGGCGGGTACTGCTCATCCGTGAGTACGCCGCAGGTACCGAGCGCTACGAACTAGGTCTGCCTAAAGGTCGGGTAGAGCCGGGCGAGAACCCGCAGCAGGCGGCAGACCGAGAGATGATGGAAGAGGTAGGTTACGGTGCTAAGCGGATTACCCACTTGCGTGATCTGACATTGGCGCCGGGCTATTTCGGCCATCGCACCCAGATCATGCTCGCAGAGGAGCTTTACGAATACCGCCTGCCCGGCGATGAGCCGGAGGTGATAGAGGTCGTGCCCTGGCCCTTGGCCGAACTTCCCGCCTTGCTCGCTGAAGAGGAGCTTACCGAAGCACGCTCCATCGCCGCGCTCTATTTGGCCCGCGATTATTTGGCCGCCCGTTAA
- a CDS encoding acetate/propionate family kinase yields MNDAILVLNAGSSSIKFAVYAHTEQDLTEYLSGQVEGVGVAGTASRLHLEDHQSAPVSSDLGHGVDHDSALRAVLEHVRSSLGELTLRGAGHRIVHGGRHYSAPVLIDDAVLGDLHELESLAPLHQPHNLAAVEAVRRVAPELPQVACFDTAFHRTQPAVAQRFALPREYEQRGVIRYGFHGLSYERIAALLPEYDQRAARGRAVVAHLGAGASLCALHEGRSVATTMGFTALDGLPMGQRCGNIDPGVVLHLQRMEGMSLEQVERLLYRESGLLGVSGISADMRQLLSSSEPAATEAVELFCYRILREIGSLAAALGGLDALIFTAGIGEHAAEVRERIVNGLHWFGMELDQAANLNNGPLITTPESQLSAWVIPTDEERVIAAHTIALLSR; encoded by the coding sequence ATGAATGACGCTATCCTGGTACTCAACGCCGGCTCCTCGAGCATAAAGTTCGCGGTCTATGCCCATACCGAGCAAGACTTAACCGAGTATTTAAGCGGCCAGGTAGAAGGGGTGGGGGTGGCCGGCACCGCGTCGCGGCTACACCTGGAAGATCATCAGTCGGCACCGGTAAGCAGTGATCTTGGCCACGGGGTAGATCACGACAGCGCCCTGCGTGCGGTGCTTGAGCACGTCCGCTCCAGTCTGGGTGAACTGACCCTGCGCGGGGCGGGGCATCGCATAGTCCATGGCGGTCGCCACTATAGCGCGCCGGTGCTGATAGATGATGCGGTACTGGGCGATTTGCACGAGCTCGAATCGCTAGCCCCGCTACATCAGCCGCACAATCTAGCGGCAGTAGAGGCGGTGCGCCGGGTGGCCCCCGAGCTGCCCCAGGTAGCCTGCTTCGATACCGCATTCCATCGAACTCAGCCGGCGGTGGCTCAGCGCTTTGCCCTGCCGCGGGAATACGAACAGCGCGGGGTGATCCGCTACGGCTTCCACGGGCTTTCCTACGAGCGCATCGCGGCCCTGCTGCCCGAGTACGATCAGCGCGCCGCCCGCGGGCGGGCCGTTGTTGCTCACCTTGGCGCCGGCGCCAGCCTCTGTGCCCTGCATGAGGGGCGTAGCGTGGCCACGACCATGGGTTTTACCGCCCTCGATGGCCTGCCGATGGGCCAGCGCTGCGGTAATATCGACCCGGGGGTTGTACTCCATCTGCAGCGCATGGAGGGCATGAGCCTGGAACAGGTCGAGCGGCTACTCTACCGCGAATCGGGCCTGCTTGGCGTCTCCGGCATCTCCGCCGATATGCGTCAGCTGCTCAGCAGTAGTGAGCCGGCGGCTACAGAGGCGGTAGAGCTGTTCTGTTACCGCATCCTGCGCGAAATCGGCAGCCTCGCCGCCGCCCTCGGTGGACTCGATGCCCTGATCTTTACCGCCGGGATCGGCGAGCATGCCGCCGAGGTGCGCGAGCGTATCGTCAATGGCCTGCACTGGTTTGGTATGGAGCTCGATCAAGCGGCTAACCTAAATAATGGGCCGCTTATTACTACCCCCGAGAGCCAGCTTAGCGCCTGGGTGATACCTACAGACGAGGAGCGGGTAATCGCGGCGCATACCATTGCGCTGTTGTCTCGATAA
- a CDS encoding bifunctional enoyl-CoA hydratase/phosphate acetyltransferase: protein MANGAQNRPYSQISIGDRAETTSRLNHEDMRILGEGLWPGTMLINAVCTELPGPGTVPLAQELVYEGSIGLGDTVTVTLEVIDKQDDGRRVILDARATREDGEPVISGRITVSAPAEEIANGETDSMVASTSRGRRRQLRRLLRMADNVEPMSAAVVHPVDALSLHGAIQASEHGLMQLTLVGPEYKIRAAADEAGINLGDLPIIDVEHSHEAAEAAVDLARRGEVEGLMKGSLHTDELMGAVVNRQKGLRTERRISHVYAMDVPSYPRPLLISDAAINISPSLAQKRDICQNAIELAHALGVEQPRVAILSATESVNPDIPSTLDAAALCKMADRGQIFGGLLDGPLAFDNAISESAARTKRITSQVAGNPDILIAPDLESGNMMAKQLYYLADAEAAGIVLGARVPIVLTSRADDVIARLASCAIAVLVAERKRRGLAHL, encoded by the coding sequence ATGGCTAACGGCGCACAAAACCGACCCTACTCTCAGATAAGTATAGGCGATAGGGCAGAGACCACCAGTCGTCTCAACCACGAGGATATGCGTATCCTCGGCGAGGGCCTGTGGCCCGGAACCATGCTTATTAACGCTGTCTGCACCGAGTTGCCTGGTCCAGGCACGGTGCCGTTGGCGCAGGAGCTGGTCTATGAGGGTAGTATCGGCCTCGGTGATACGGTAACGGTTACCCTGGAGGTGATCGACAAGCAGGATGATGGTCGGCGGGTGATCCTCGATGCCCGGGCCACCCGCGAAGACGGCGAACCGGTCATCAGTGGCCGGATAACCGTCAGCGCCCCGGCGGAGGAGATCGCCAATGGCGAGACCGACTCCATGGTGGCGAGCACCTCGCGCGGTCGTCGGCGGCAGCTGCGCCGGCTCTTGCGGATGGCCGATAACGTCGAGCCGATGAGTGCGGCGGTGGTCCATCCGGTCGACGCCCTCTCCCTGCACGGCGCCATTCAAGCATCCGAGCACGGCTTAATGCAGCTGACCCTAGTCGGTCCCGAATACAAGATCCGCGCTGCTGCGGATGAGGCCGGCATCAACCTCGGCGATCTGCCGATAATCGATGTCGAGCACTCGCATGAGGCGGCCGAGGCCGCTGTCGATCTCGCCCGCCGCGGTGAGGTCGAAGGTCTGATGAAAGGCTCGCTGCACACCGATGAGCTGATGGGGGCGGTGGTCAACCGCCAAAAGGGGCTGCGCACCGAGCGGCGCATCAGCCATGTCTACGCCATGGATGTGCCGAGCTACCCGCGCCCGCTGCTGATCTCAGATGCGGCGATCAACATCTCGCCGAGTCTGGCCCAAAAGCGCGATATATGCCAGAACGCCATTGAGCTTGCCCACGCCCTCGGTGTCGAGCAGCCGCGGGTGGCAATACTATCGGCGACCGAGTCGGTCAACCCGGATATCCCCTCGACCCTCGATGCCGCCGCGCTGTGTAAGATGGCCGACCGGGGGCAGATCTTCGGCGGCTTGCTCGACGGCCCGTTGGCCTTTGATAACGCCATCTCGGAGAGTGCGGCGCGGACCAAACGGATCACCTCGCAGGTGGCCGGGAACCCGGATATCCTCATTGCCCCCGATCTCGAGTCGGGCAACATGATGGCCAAACAGCTCTACTACCTGGCCGATGCCGAGGCCGCCGGCATCGTCCTCGGTGCCCGGGTGCCGATCGTGCTCACCAGCCGGGCGGATGATGTCATTGCCCGGTTGGCCTCTTGTGCTATTGCCGTGCTGGTCGCTGAACGCAAGCGGCGGGGCTTGGCTCACCTGTAA
- a CDS encoding PHA/PHB synthase family protein produces MHPYVLDPDESDRQAYTLDRLYNAGLGRISQGLSPVAISLATFDWAVHLASHPGKQVALADQAARNLMSFQSYAISRMTGTCEQPCIQPWPNDDRFAAEEWETWPYDLLSQGFLLTQQWWHDATTGVRGVTQHHEEVVNFIGRQMLDLYSPSNYLATNPEVLARTLQEGGANLARGMANAVEDVERYVTKKPPVGGEHWKVGENLAVTPGKVVYRNRIMELIQYEPTTKTVHPEPILIVPAWIMKYYILDLSPGKSMVEYLVSKGHTVFTISWKNPGSEDRDLGMSNYRREGVMEALEAVTSIVPEQKVHGVGYCLGGTLLMLAAATMARDGDERLASMTLLAAQADFTEPGELELFIDESQVTFIEDMMWEKGYLDGSMMAGAFQLLRSKDLIYSRLIHDYMMGDRGKVIDLMAWNADLTRLPYRMHSEYLRWLFLNNDFVEDRYDVGGQPIHIGDIQVPTFAIGTEKDHIAPWRSVFKINRFLPRADVTFALTTGGHNAGIVTPPGHPRRTFRILPRKASDPYVSPDSFLDKAEQKQGSWWPDWQQWLREHSSNRGAPPSVGQSSGTYQPLADAPGTYVLQK; encoded by the coding sequence ATGCACCCATACGTCCTCGACCCCGACGAAAGCGACCGCCAAGCCTACACCCTGGACCGGCTCTACAACGCCGGCCTCGGCCGCATCAGCCAAGGCCTCTCGCCCGTCGCCATCAGCCTCGCCACCTTCGACTGGGCAGTTCACCTCGCCTCCCACCCCGGCAAACAGGTCGCTCTTGCCGATCAAGCGGCACGGAACCTGATGAGCTTCCAAAGCTACGCCATCAGTCGCATGACCGGAACCTGCGAACAACCCTGTATCCAGCCCTGGCCAAACGACGACCGCTTCGCCGCCGAAGAGTGGGAAACCTGGCCTTACGATCTGCTCAGTCAAGGCTTTTTGCTGACCCAGCAGTGGTGGCACGACGCCACGACTGGCGTGCGCGGCGTTACCCAACACCACGAAGAGGTTGTTAACTTCATCGGTCGGCAGATGCTCGACCTCTACTCGCCGTCCAACTACCTAGCCACCAACCCCGAAGTGCTCGCCCGCACCCTCCAAGAAGGCGGCGCCAACCTGGCTAGAGGCATGGCCAACGCCGTTGAGGATGTCGAGCGCTATGTGACCAAAAAACCGCCGGTCGGCGGCGAGCACTGGAAGGTAGGCGAAAACCTGGCTGTTACCCCCGGCAAGGTAGTCTACCGCAACCGCATCATGGAACTGATCCAGTACGAGCCGACCACCAAGACCGTCCACCCCGAGCCGATCCTGATCGTGCCGGCGTGGATCATGAAGTACTACATCCTCGACCTCTCGCCCGGCAAATCGATGGTCGAATACCTGGTCAGCAAAGGCCACACCGTCTTTACCATCTCGTGGAAAAATCCCGGCTCCGAAGACCGTGACCTCGGCATGAGCAACTACCGCCGCGAGGGGGTCATGGAAGCCCTGGAAGCGGTTACCAGCATCGTGCCGGAGCAGAAGGTTCACGGCGTCGGTTACTGCCTCGGTGGCACCTTGCTCATGCTCGCCGCCGCAACCATGGCCCGCGACGGCGACGAGCGCCTAGCGTCCATGACCCTTCTGGCAGCGCAGGCAGATTTCACCGAGCCCGGCGAGTTGGAGCTATTCATCGACGAAAGCCAGGTGACCTTCATCGAAGATATGATGTGGGAGAAGGGCTACCTCGATGGCAGCATGATGGCCGGCGCATTCCAGCTGCTGCGCTCCAAGGACCTGATCTATTCCCGATTGATCCACGACTACATGATGGGTGACCGCGGTAAGGTCATCGACCTGATGGCCTGGAATGCCGACCTGACGCGCTTGCCCTACCGCATGCACAGCGAATACCTGCGCTGGCTCTTTCTCAACAACGACTTCGTTGAGGATCGCTACGACGTCGGCGGCCAGCCCATCCACATCGGCGATATTCAAGTGCCGACCTTCGCAATTGGCACCGAGAAAGACCATATCGCCCCGTGGCGCTCAGTCTTCAAGATCAACCGCTTCCTGCCGCGGGCGGATGTCACCTTCGCCTTGACCACCGGTGGCCACAACGCCGGCATAGTCACCCCCCCGGGCCATCCGCGGCGCACCTTCCGCATCCTGCCGCGCAAGGCTTCCGACCCTTACGTCTCACCCGACTCTTTCCTGGATAAGGCTGAGCAGAAGCAGGGTTCCTGGTGGCCGGATTGGCAGCAGTGGCTGCGCGAGCACTCCAGTAATCGTGGCGCCCCGCCGAGCGTGGGGCAGAGCTCGGGTACCTATCAGCCGTTGGCCGATGCACCCGGCACCTATGTGCTGCAGAAATAA
- a CDS encoding ATP-binding cassette domain-containing protein, with amino-acid sequence MEYAIDARGLTKHYAATKALDGVDLRVPAGTVFGLLGPNGAGKTTTVRALASLVELDAGQAWVGGFDVVHEPHRVREIIGLTGQYASVDEKLTGRENLILVARLLGMSRREARERAQQMLDEFHLGQAADRAAKTYSGGMRRRLDLAVSLVGQPRILFLDEPTTGLDPRARMELWERIRRLVEAGTTVLLTTQYLDEADALADEIVVINEGRVIAHGTPEQLKEQVGTRMLVVAIRAGADFDRAVSEVTDLLGVAPSIDGRRLRAPADDPDILPALVRRLDSAGIGVDELALQGANLDDVFLALTGDSNEPIKEGLS; translated from the coding sequence ATGGAATATGCAATTGATGCACGCGGTTTGACTAAGCACTATGCAGCAACCAAGGCGCTGGATGGGGTTGATCTGCGGGTCCCTGCGGGCACTGTGTTCGGTCTTTTAGGCCCCAACGGTGCAGGCAAGACTACCACAGTTCGGGCTCTTGCCAGTCTAGTAGAGTTGGATGCCGGCCAGGCTTGGGTTGGTGGTTTCGATGTCGTGCATGAGCCTCACCGGGTCAGGGAGATCATCGGGCTGACCGGTCAGTACGCCTCGGTCGATGAGAAGCTGACTGGGCGCGAGAACCTGATCCTAGTGGCGCGCTTGTTAGGCATGTCGCGCCGGGAGGCGCGCGAGCGCGCGCAGCAGATGCTAGATGAGTTCCATCTGGGGCAAGCGGCTGACCGAGCCGCGAAGACCTATTCGGGGGGTATGCGCAGGCGTCTCGACCTGGCAGTCAGCCTGGTTGGTCAGCCGCGAATTCTTTTCCTCGACGAGCCAACTACAGGCCTTGACCCGCGGGCGCGTATGGAGCTGTGGGAACGGATCAGGCGTCTGGTTGAGGCGGGCACAACGGTGCTGCTGACGACGCAGTATCTTGATGAAGCTGATGCCTTGGCTGATGAGATCGTGGTGATCAATGAGGGCCGGGTCATAGCGCATGGCACGCCGGAGCAGCTCAAGGAGCAGGTCGGCACACGGATGCTGGTTGTGGCTATCCGCGCCGGGGCAGACTTCGACCGGGCCGTGAGCGAGGTCACAGACCTGCTCGGTGTAGCACCTAGTATTGATGGGCGACGGCTGCGGGCACCGGCTGATGACCCGGACATTTTGCCCGCTCTGGTAAGACGCCTGGATAGCGCCGGTATCGGAGTCGATGAATTGGCGCTGCAGGGAGCCAATTTGGATGACGTCTTTCTGGCCTTGACTGGCGATAGCAACGAACCGATCAAGGAGGGGCTAAGTTGA
- a CDS encoding ABC transporter permease, translated as MFRPLQQTLTLAWRSLIQIRHNPWELGDYSIQPVLFLVLFTYVFGGAIAGGADDYLSFLLPGVIVMNLMFVTVYVGHGLNTDLTKGVFDRFRALPLPRWAPLAGRIVADLVKQAMCILLLLGIGFLLGYRLEGPWFGVPAMMVLLLIFALAASWIMVLVGVVSRDPEHVQLFGFTALFPVTFVSNVFVPVETMPDWLQGIVAVNPVSVVTDAVRGLLEGGPVMATVTGALMWSVALTVIFAPLSVWALNRRLARGGG; from the coding sequence ATATTTAGGCCGCTGCAGCAGACCCTTACTCTGGCGTGGCGCAGTCTGATCCAGATCCGCCACAACCCCTGGGAGTTGGGTGATTACAGCATTCAGCCGGTGCTGTTTTTGGTGCTGTTTACCTATGTCTTCGGTGGGGCGATAGCCGGCGGGGCGGATGATTACCTGAGTTTTCTGCTCCCCGGGGTTATAGTCATGAATCTGATGTTTGTGACTGTCTATGTTGGCCACGGGCTGAATACCGATCTTACCAAAGGTGTTTTCGACCGCTTTCGAGCCTTACCCTTACCGCGCTGGGCACCTCTTGCCGGGCGCATAGTGGCCGATTTGGTCAAGCAGGCGATGTGTATCCTGCTGCTTTTGGGGATAGGCTTTTTGCTCGGTTACCGGCTGGAGGGACCATGGTTCGGCGTGCCGGCGATGATGGTGCTTCTGCTTATTTTCGCCCTGGCCGCTTCGTGGATAATGGTGCTGGTGGGAGTGGTGTCGCGCGACCCGGAGCATGTCCAGCTGTTTGGTTTCACGGCACTATTTCCGGTGACCTTTGTCAGCAATGTCTTTGTACCGGTGGAGACTATGCCGGACTGGCTACAGGGTATTGTGGCGGTGAATCCTGTCTCGGTGGTCACTGATGCTGTTCGCGGACTGCTGGAGGGCGGCCCGGTAATGGCAACTGTCACGGGGGCGTTGATGTGGTCTGTGGCGTTAACCGTGATCTTTGCGCCTCTGTCAGTCTGGGCGCTTAATCGCAGGTTGGCACGGGGTGGAGGTTAA
- a CDS encoding conjugal transfer protein TraF, which yields MRDRDVQQDSKPALLDRVANTALLTGWAMLALGGATLAGTATASPTAGLSSGSSLTLGNVSHPHARDTSINPAASPIGPAFSTSILRVGAGAELGPVDDLIDELDELQDDLDGDFNTIADAEDARDKANEFLVQAGEDGYAKLSAFGHVPITPLSMQLPWGDGGISLDVRFTGQARLGILDAPVNAYADGGDFGIETDTSLYIKGAVLREITFGYGHNVWQGERSELLLGFSLTHYQSDLSKIVIPLQDADDVGDTITDEYDANQKQDTDIGAGLGLLWNSDYYRFGIVGRNLNQPELEFGAIGQCCHELSGDAQERCTMAQQFGDRIDLEETWTLDPQMSLEGAIYNQDQSWVLAASYDTNSVKDPVGDEQQWFAVSVSTVPQARLLPEWRFGYRENMAGSELTYVTTGFTLFRSFSLDIAYGLENVTHTSDDDEQDYPRSVMFNVGLDLAF from the coding sequence ATGCGGGATCGGGATGTACAGCAGGATAGTAAGCCGGCACTGCTTGACCGTGTTGCCAATACCGCCCTGTTAACCGGCTGGGCCATGTTGGCACTAGGTGGGGCGACGCTAGCCGGAACCGCGACGGCGTCACCGACTGCCGGCCTAAGTTCAGGCAGTTCCCTGACCCTCGGCAACGTCAGTCACCCCCATGCCCGCGATACCAGCATTAACCCCGCCGCATCGCCGATCGGTCCAGCCTTCTCGACCAGTATTCTGCGCGTCGGGGCTGGTGCGGAGTTGGGTCCTGTTGATGATCTTATCGATGAGTTGGATGAGCTGCAGGATGATTTGGACGGTGATTTCAATACTATAGCTGATGCTGAGGATGCCCGGGACAAGGCCAACGAATTTCTTGTCCAGGCCGGCGAGGACGGCTACGCCAAGCTATCGGCCTTTGGCCACGTTCCGATAACCCCGCTGAGCATGCAGCTGCCGTGGGGAGATGGCGGGATCTCGCTGGATGTGCGCTTTACCGGCCAGGCCCGTTTGGGGATATTGGACGCCCCGGTGAATGCCTATGCAGATGGTGGAGATTTTGGCATCGAGACAGATACCTCCCTCTACATCAAGGGTGCGGTGCTGCGCGAGATAACCTTTGGTTACGGCCACAACGTCTGGCAGGGGGAGCGAAGCGAGCTGCTGCTTGGTTTTTCTTTGACCCACTACCAAAGTGATCTATCCAAGATCGTTATCCCGCTCCAGGATGCCGACGATGTAGGCGATACCATAACCGATGAGTATGACGCTAACCAAAAACAGGATACCGACATCGGCGCTGGTTTAGGCTTGCTCTGGAACTCGGATTACTACCGCTTCGGCATAGTCGGGCGCAACCTTAATCAGCCGGAGCTCGAGTTCGGGGCGATCGGCCAATGCTGCCATGAGCTCAGTGGTGACGCCCAAGAGCGTTGCACAATGGCTCAGCAATTTGGCGATCGCATAGACCTTGAGGAGACCTGGACCCTTGATCCGCAGATGTCCTTAGAGGGGGCAATATATAACCAAGATCAAAGCTGGGTCCTGGCTGCCTCCTACGATACCAATTCGGTAAAAGACCCAGTAGGCGATGAGCAGCAGTGGTTTGCCGTGAGCGTATCAACCGTGCCGCAGGCGCGCTTGCTGCCGGAATGGCGCTTTGGCTACCGGGAGAACATGGCTGGAAGCGAATTGACGTATGTCACCACCGGTTTTACTCTTTTTAGAAGTTTTAGCCTTGACATCGCATATGGGCTTGAAAATGTAACCCATACGAGTGATGATGATGAACAAGACTATCCACGTTCGGTGATGTTCAATGTTGGACTTGATCTCGCGTTTTAA
- a CDS encoding LytR C-terminal domain-containing protein, whose protein sequence is MPLGKDRRKDIDKATMLGLFGGGEKLAKWRLSVAIILGGAALGAHAYDFRGGGVLPDGSSEHRLTFSSHSWEQDERDEDLLIANPAFRYGISTGHDIEIGLPVRQVDDKRDLHGVEFAFGFPLAADADNDSHVTLTAHGRLLPTDEPWLGSGSEGAGLALHIGQRIGDSAARVDGFLGLERADVAYRDQEGYEAINRLRYATRLEQGLGQSLALSAELETHIGLSGEEVQNQFALYVRPGLRWSPTPHSDWRLVYGQEVVERETAPSDTIQLTFVYTPEPRESRQSLTARIEQLEAEKRRLAQNDEQLFARTASLRRDSESQDERLTELGDELSAEAESLRTNLSFLGSRTADNRDAIERLERRSGALHIEVVNRSGERAPASQLIEELERQGHRIVRRVERVDEPPRDVTEVHYREGFVTAATTLGETLPGSPEVSAADPEIPRGANVRIIVGADFPVEEPAPEEAGPDEADDEDADTGDTAAEDDEE, encoded by the coding sequence ATGCCGCTAGGAAAAGATAGGCGCAAAGATATAGACAAGGCTACTATGCTAGGACTATTCGGTGGGGGAGAAAAACTGGCTAAATGGCGGCTATCGGTAGCGATTATCCTGGGTGGGGCAGCACTAGGGGCGCATGCCTACGACTTCCGCGGGGGCGGGGTGCTACCCGATGGGTCGAGTGAGCATCGATTGACCTTCTCTAGCCATAGCTGGGAACAAGATGAGCGTGATGAAGATTTACTGATAGCGAATCCTGCCTTTCGCTACGGCATATCCACCGGGCACGACATAGAGATTGGCCTGCCGGTGCGCCAGGTTGATGATAAGAGGGATTTGCACGGGGTTGAGTTCGCCTTTGGCTTTCCGCTCGCCGCTGATGCCGATAACGATAGTCATGTAACCCTCACTGCCCATGGCCGGTTACTGCCAACCGATGAGCCCTGGCTGGGTAGTGGCAGTGAAGGGGCGGGACTAGCCCTACATATAGGACAGCGGATAGGTGACAGTGCTGCCCGAGTTGATGGGTTCCTGGGCTTGGAGAGGGCTGATGTTGCTTACCGAGACCAGGAGGGCTATGAAGCTATTAATCGGCTGCGTTATGCCACTCGCCTTGAGCAAGGACTGGGGCAGAGTTTGGCCCTGAGCGCTGAGCTTGAGACCCATATAGGTTTGAGCGGTGAAGAGGTACAGAATCAGTTTGCCTTATATGTGCGCCCCGGCCTGCGCTGGAGCCCGACTCCGCATAGCGATTGGCGGCTAGTATATGGCCAGGAAGTGGTAGAACGTGAAACGGCACCGAGCGATACTATCCAGCTCACCTTCGTCTATACCCCGGAACCACGGGAATCGCGGCAGAGCCTTACTGCGCGCATCGAGCAGCTAGAGGCAGAAAAACGCCGCTTGGCGCAGAACGATGAGCAGCTCTTTGCCCGTACCGCCTCACTGCGCCGCGACAGTGAATCGCAAGATGAACGCTTGACTGAATTGGGTGACGAACTGAGCGCTGAGGCTGAGAGTCTCCGCACCAATTTATCCTTCCTGGGCAGCCGCACGGCGGATAATCGGGATGCTATAGAGCGTCTGGAGCGGCGTTCCGGGGCCTTGCATATCGAAGTTGTTAACCGCTCGGGTGAGCGTGCGCCGGCTAGTCAGCTGATCGAGGAGTTGGAACGCCAGGGCCACAGGATAGTGCGGCGCGTAGAAAGAGTCGACGAGCCGCCCCGCGATGTTACTGAGGTCCATTATCGGGAGGGGTTTGTAACTGCAGCAACAACTCTGGGCGAGACCCTTCCAGGCAGTCCTGAGGTAAGCGCTGCCGATCCCGAGATCCCCCGCGGGGCAAATGTGCGCATAATCGTCGGTGCTGACTTCCCCGTAGAGGAGCCTGCCCCGGAAGAGGCAGGCCCGGATGAGGCGGATGACGAGGATGCCGACACCGGGGACACTGCCGCTGAGGATGATGAGGAGTGA